From a region of the Bradyrhizobium diazoefficiens genome:
- a CDS encoding Xaa-Pro peptidase family protein translates to MSEAENSGMDFPAAEYRERLRRTQEEMAEHDLPVLLLHQPENILYLTGFHTTGYFSYHALAVPSRGDPVMILRDMEVPAAHSTSWVKSHTIYTDAADPIPVWLDAARRALDGLGLAGGRVGVDEHSWFLTVERWRMLQALLPNATLVGEPRIVDHLRLIKSPPEIAYLRSAARQVEAGMRAGIEAIAASVTEREIANAVFNALVKAGSRLPLSGIITSGNRTNLIHGSYSDRVLERGDTVYFELNGIHGMYWARLMRTAVVGQPTDEQQRIAETIIRIQDEAIALMRPGISAGVVDQTCREPLLASGLRETYTNRAGYSLGLNYRPSAGEFIREFVPGVKWVLEPGMVFHMLMMAAGMGFSETVLVTEQGPERLTGMERKLFSRT, encoded by the coding sequence GTGAGTGAAGCTGAAAACAGCGGGATGGATTTCCCTGCTGCAGAATATCGGGAACGGCTGCGACGTACACAAGAAGAGATGGCCGAGCATGACCTTCCCGTGTTGCTGCTGCACCAGCCGGAGAATATTCTTTATCTGACCGGGTTCCATACAACTGGGTACTTCTCCTATCACGCCTTAGCGGTCCCGAGCCGCGGCGACCCGGTAATGATCTTGCGCGATATGGAAGTGCCGGCCGCGCACAGCACATCTTGGGTCAAAAGTCACACGATCTATACAGATGCCGCCGATCCGATCCCCGTTTGGCTCGACGCGGCGCGACGAGCCCTCGATGGCCTCGGCTTGGCTGGTGGGCGCGTTGGGGTGGACGAACACTCATGGTTCTTGACGGTGGAACGATGGAGGATGCTGCAGGCGCTACTACCGAATGCAACTCTGGTCGGAGAGCCACGAATCGTCGACCACCTGCGCCTGATCAAATCGCCACCCGAAATAGCCTATCTGCGCAGCGCTGCCCGCCAGGTTGAAGCGGGCATGCGCGCCGGCATCGAGGCAATCGCAGCCAGCGTGACGGAACGAGAAATCGCTAACGCAGTGTTCAACGCATTGGTGAAGGCGGGGTCGAGACTGCCGCTCAGCGGCATCATCACCTCCGGCAATCGAACGAACCTCATACACGGATCCTATTCTGATCGAGTCCTCGAACGTGGCGATACCGTCTATTTTGAGCTCAACGGGATCCATGGAATGTATTGGGCTCGCTTGATGCGCACAGCAGTGGTGGGTCAGCCGACCGATGAGCAGCAGCGTATCGCCGAGACAATCATTCGCATACAAGACGAGGCCATCGCGCTGATGCGCCCCGGCATATCGGCCGGCGTAGTCGACCAAACCTGCCGCGAGCCGCTTCTGGCCTCTGGCCTGCGCGAAACATACACGAACCGAGCTGGCTATTCGCTGGGTCTCAATTACCGCCCCTCCGCCGGCGAATTTATCCGCGAGTTTGTGCCAGGCGTTAAATGGGTGCTGGAGCCTGGAATGGTGTTCCATATGCTGATGATGGCAGCCGGTATGGGTTTCAGCGAGACGGTGCTCGTGACGGAACAAGGCCCGGAACGCCTAACCGGGATGGAGCGCAAGCTCTTCTCGCGTACCTGA
- a CDS encoding TraC family protein produces MKKPSRQIRDEITRLQEQLKQAETREAERIGRIALKAGIGEFEIDEEALLSVFKEIANRFRAGGSRTTKTPPTVTFGASSGVAEQG; encoded by the coding sequence ATGAAGAAGCCTTCGCGGCAGATCAGGGATGAAATCACTCGCCTCCAGGAGCAGCTGAAGCAGGCTGAAACGCGGGAGGCCGAGCGGATCGGCCGGATCGCGCTGAAGGCTGGCATCGGGGAGTTCGAGATCGACGAGGAGGCGCTGCTCTCGGTCTTCAAGGAGATCGCGAACCGCTTTCGCGCGGGTGGCTCCCGAACCACGAAGACGCCTCCGACGGTCACGTTTGGCGCGTCTTCGGGCGTGGCTGAACAGGGCTGA
- a CDS encoding antitoxin Xre/MbcA/ParS toxin-binding domain-containing protein, translated as MSIVEIVARKLGGRSVLGGVIRSQADLALAVRKRLPLTALHGLAKAGLSDQEIELFVIPQRTRRHRAEKKQPLTVEESDRAVRLLRVQTLAEETFGDANKANIWLRRSLAELHDETPLAVAQTETGARVVETILGKVAWGAAA; from the coding sequence ATGTCCATTGTCGAAATCGTAGCAAGGAAGCTGGGTGGACGCTCGGTCCTCGGAGGGGTCATACGCTCGCAGGCGGACCTCGCCCTGGCAGTACGAAAGCGGCTTCCCCTGACCGCGCTGCATGGGCTGGCGAAGGCGGGACTTAGTGATCAGGAAATCGAATTGTTCGTCATTCCGCAACGAACGCGCCGGCATCGCGCGGAGAAAAAGCAACCGCTCACCGTGGAAGAATCCGACCGGGCCGTGCGATTGCTGCGGGTGCAGACACTTGCCGAGGAGACCTTCGGCGACGCCAACAAGGCCAATATATGGCTCCGGCGTTCGTTAGCAGAACTTCATGACGAGACGCCGTTGGCGGTAGCACAAACCGAAACTGGCGCCCGCGTGGTCGAAACCATACTCGGCAAGGTCGCCTGGGGCGCCGCCGCCTGA
- a CDS encoding DUF736 domain-containing protein, with translation MATIGSFKKVGSDFQGEIVTLSLQTKGVRIVPEANRTNENAPSHRVFVGRAEIGAAWSKRSEEGRDYLSLKLDDPSFNAPIYANLFSDEDGDGFSLIWSRPRKNGD, from the coding sequence ATGGCTACCATCGGTTCTTTCAAGAAGGTCGGCAGCGACTTCCAGGGCGAGATCGTCACCCTCAGCCTCCAGACCAAGGGCGTCCGCATCGTGCCCGAGGCCAACCGCACCAACGAGAACGCCCCGAGCCACCGCGTCTTCGTCGGCCGGGCCGAGATCGGGGCCGCCTGGTCGAAGCGCTCCGAGGAGGGCCGCGACTATCTCTCGCTCAAGCTCGACGACCCCTCGTTCAACGCACCGATCTACGCCAACCTGTTCAGCGACGAGGACGGCGACGGCTTCAGCCTCATCTGGTCGCGGCCGCGCAAGAACGGCGACTGA
- a CDS encoding amidase has protein sequence MVKSGSIKIIAAALEDGSRSAVRIVGDCIAAAERTNPSLRSFISVTADHAFAQAQKADARRRAGRVLGPLDGIPYAAKDMFETRCIRTTGGSRVLENNTPNASAAVICMLDEAGAALIGKTNLHEFAYGATGENRWTGTVVNPHDKTRLAGGSSSGSAAAVSARIVPFALGTDTGGSCRVPAALCGILGYKPSYGLISLDGVIPFCWSLDHAGVLATSVEDVELVVRQLAKLSPATSSGASLRVAVVEDFEQKCEPPVRDAFLVTKEHMRRSGATFGSIVLPDLSEARMVALTIQLAEAATYHSSNLAKSGNQFGADVRSAMALGQSLPAEKYIQCMRLLGTYRRAFGRAMQTFDLLLTPACPIRAPQIGTVEVDIAGQATSIGDALTLFTSFFNLVGAPALVMPVSSASRGLPVAVQIVGAPGSDAELFESARAIEKLCEKK, from the coding sequence ATGGTCAAGTCGGGTTCAATCAAGATCATCGCGGCCGCACTCGAGGATGGAAGCCGATCCGCGGTCCGGATTGTCGGGGACTGTATTGCTGCGGCAGAGCGTACCAATCCGTCGCTGCGCAGCTTCATCTCTGTGACAGCCGACCACGCGTTCGCCCAGGCGCAGAAAGCTGACGCGCGCCGAAGGGCAGGCCGAGTCCTCGGCCCGCTTGATGGAATTCCTTATGCCGCGAAGGACATGTTCGAAACGCGCTGCATACGCACCACCGGCGGCAGCAGGGTACTAGAAAATAATACACCGAATGCGTCCGCCGCGGTCATTTGTATGCTCGACGAAGCGGGGGCGGCTCTCATCGGCAAGACCAATCTCCACGAATTCGCATACGGTGCGACGGGCGAGAATCGGTGGACCGGAACGGTCGTCAACCCGCATGACAAGACAAGGTTAGCCGGCGGGTCTAGCAGTGGCTCCGCGGCAGCCGTCTCGGCTCGTATCGTGCCGTTCGCGCTTGGCACGGACACAGGTGGCTCGTGTCGCGTTCCGGCGGCTCTGTGCGGTATTCTCGGGTACAAGCCGAGCTACGGCCTGATCAGTCTCGACGGCGTTATCCCCTTCTGCTGGTCACTAGATCATGCCGGCGTACTTGCGACATCAGTTGAGGATGTGGAGCTCGTCGTGAGGCAGCTTGCGAAGCTCTCGCCAGCAACGAGTTCGGGGGCGTCGCTGAGAGTTGCCGTAGTCGAGGACTTCGAGCAGAAATGCGAGCCGCCCGTACGCGACGCCTTTCTCGTAACAAAGGAACATATGCGACGGTCGGGAGCGACTTTCGGATCCATCGTACTGCCGGACCTGTCCGAGGCTCGCATGGTGGCGCTGACGATTCAACTCGCCGAGGCAGCCACCTACCATAGCTCCAATCTCGCTAAGTCCGGCAACCAATTTGGAGCCGACGTGCGGAGCGCGATGGCACTTGGGCAGTCACTGCCTGCAGAAAAATACATCCAATGTATGCGTCTGCTGGGAACGTATCGGCGAGCATTTGGGCGGGCCATGCAGACATTCGACCTCCTGCTAACGCCGGCCTGTCCAATCAGGGCGCCGCAAATCGGCACCGTCGAGGTGGACATTGCCGGGCAAGCAACTTCGATTGGCGATGCGTTGACCTTGTTCACTTCGTTCTTCAACTTAGTAGGTGCACCGGCGCTGGTGATGCCAGTCTCCTCGGCGAGTCGTGGGTTACCGGTCGCTGTGCAGATTGTGGGCGCGCCTGGTTCCGATGCAGAGCTCTTCGAGAGCGCCCGTGCGATCGAGAAGTTGTGCGAGAAGAAGTGA
- a CDS encoding ATP-binding cassette domain-containing protein, with protein sequence MSGSEPMRLERFCKQYGCAQAAHDVSVHVEASEFVSFLGPSGSGKTTTLTVLVRNTNSLPDLHLSSTGNRASSAHAKHRGVFQNYALFLISVFEDVAFARRRAGHPAPICEPASLGITIWRIVFPLIRPALIVAGFFAFLASFDEVLLALFLSGPNTVTLPIKMWSGIREEITPTIAAVSSLLIAFTILVYTGVETVRQAGQRRPKKASQQ encoded by the coding sequence ATGTCCGGCAGTGAACCAATGCGCTTGGAGCGATTTTGTAAGCAGTACGGCTGCGCGCAAGCGGCTCATGATGTTTCGGTTCATGTCGAGGCTAGCGAGTTTGTCTCGTTTCTAGGACCAAGCGGGTCCGGCAAAACGACGACGCTGACGGTTTTGGTTCGAAACACCAACAGTTTACCAGATCTTCATCTGAGCTCGACCGGTAACCGGGCTAGCAGTGCACACGCGAAACATCGGGGTGTGTTTCAGAACTACGCGCTCTTTCTCATCTCTGTTTTCGAGGACGTCGCATTTGCGCGAAGACGCGCGGGGCATCCGGCTCCTATCTGCGAGCCGGCATCACTCGGCATTACGATCTGGCGTATCGTATTCCCACTCATCCGCCCTGCATTGATAGTTGCCGGGTTCTTTGCCTTCCTGGCCTCATTCGATGAGGTATTGTTGGCGCTCTTCCTGAGTGGGCCGAACACCGTGACCCTGCCGATCAAGATGTGGTCGGGAATTCGGGAAGAGATCACTCCCACGATTGCAGCGGTTTCGAGTCTTCTGATCGCCTTCACAATCCTTGTTTATACCGGCGTAGAAACAGTTCGCCAAGCGGGTCAGCGGCGACCCAAGAAAGCGAGCCAACAATGA
- a CDS encoding ATP-grasp domain-containing protein — translation MFVGAYPLAAWPAQSTDAQDRDALLFPSINQIRANEVNSWQTSKESLMRVAVVWFKDIEASQFGPEYGPAVKSVVTALQENGHETLLCEDDKGLLATLERFMPPDPQARPSGIVFNMGTMGAGGKGEWRSSQIPTMLEMAGIPYTGASPLGAALGLDKVITKKLIRDDGVPTPNFRVMRRGTESTGDLRFPLIVKPRYGYGSLGLQLVHEPSRLRRAVEMIITQYSQDALVEEYIEGREISVALLGNEELEVFPPLEHDFGDRETRLITLEDKTHMAVAAPQRICPARIAGGLATMLRDISVTTFRACLGRDYARVDLRIDRSGRPFVLEINVSPSLTNSSSYFQAAATGGYSFSDLVNRMLDVAHTRYFGIGYPRG, via the coding sequence ATGTTCGTGGGAGCATATCCGCTCGCCGCTTGGCCGGCCCAATCGACGGACGCGCAGGATCGAGATGCGTTGTTGTTCCCCTCAATCAACCAGATCCGAGCGAATGAAGTTAACAGTTGGCAAACATCCAAGGAGTCGCTCATGCGGGTAGCAGTCGTGTGGTTCAAGGACATCGAGGCCAGTCAGTTCGGCCCGGAGTACGGCCCGGCGGTCAAAAGCGTGGTGACGGCGCTGCAGGAGAACGGTCACGAGACGCTGCTGTGCGAGGACGACAAAGGATTGCTCGCGACGCTCGAGCGATTCATGCCACCCGATCCGCAAGCCCGCCCCTCCGGAATAGTCTTCAACATGGGAACCATGGGAGCCGGAGGCAAGGGCGAGTGGCGTTCCAGCCAGATTCCGACCATGCTTGAGATGGCCGGCATTCCGTATACCGGGGCGAGTCCGCTCGGGGCTGCCCTGGGTCTCGACAAGGTCATCACCAAGAAGCTCATCCGCGATGACGGCGTCCCGACGCCGAATTTTCGGGTGATGCGCCGTGGCACCGAGAGTACCGGTGACCTGCGCTTCCCACTGATAGTGAAGCCACGCTACGGATACGGCAGCTTGGGATTACAATTGGTGCATGAGCCCAGCCGTCTGAGGCGAGCCGTAGAAATGATCATCACGCAGTATTCGCAGGATGCACTCGTGGAAGAATACATCGAAGGGCGGGAAATCAGCGTCGCCCTGCTGGGAAACGAAGAGCTCGAGGTGTTCCCGCCGCTGGAGCACGACTTCGGTGACCGCGAAACACGCCTTATCACCTTGGAAGACAAGACTCACATGGCGGTCGCGGCGCCGCAGAGAATTTGCCCGGCTCGGATCGCGGGTGGGCTTGCGACGATGCTGCGGGATATTTCGGTTACGACCTTCCGTGCTTGTCTTGGCCGGGACTACGCCCGCGTGGACCTCCGGATTGACCGCTCCGGTCGGCCTTTTGTCCTCGAGATCAACGTTAGCCCGTCACTCACTAATTCAAGTTCTTACTTCCAGGCTGCGGCGACCGGCGGATACAGCTTCTCGGACTTGGTCAATCGCATGCTGGATGTCGCGCATACGCGGTATTTCGGGATTGGGTATCCCCGAGGCTGA
- a CDS encoding RES family NAD+ phosphorylase translates to MLLWRLSGIQHAKMFDGGYGLLFDGRWNTIGRPITYCSTSPALCVLEKLVHIEDPALMPALMMVRYDGPDDLGVETLGLSDLPADWRRQEVWTQQRGDQWHASLATPLLRVPSAIVPVDQSPDVNILINHTHKDAARISVISVEPFVLDPRLL, encoded by the coding sequence ATGCTGCTTTGGCGTTTGTCGGGCATACAGCATGCCAAGATGTTCGATGGTGGCTATGGCCTGCTTTTTGACGGACGCTGGAATACGATCGGACGGCCTATCACCTACTGCAGCACGTCGCCTGCGCTGTGCGTTTTGGAAAAACTGGTCCATATCGAGGACCCGGCTCTCATGCCTGCGCTTATGATGGTGCGCTACGATGGGCCAGATGACCTTGGCGTCGAGACGCTGGGCTTAAGCGATCTGCCCGCCGATTGGCGGCGCCAGGAAGTTTGGACCCAGCAACGAGGCGATCAATGGCACGCCTCGCTCGCGACACCCCTCCTCCGCGTTCCCTCTGCCATCGTCCCTGTCGATCAGTCCCCCGACGTCAACATCCTGATCAACCACACTCACAAGGACGCGGCGCGGATCTCCGTGATCTCTGTAGAGCCATTCGTTCTTGACCCACGTCTGTTGTGA
- a CDS encoding ATP-grasp domain-containing protein, with protein sequence MRVAVVRNHHHTGVINKFGHPCREQYDDDVVRQIVAVLQENGHETLLCEGDKGLFATLERFMPPNPHVRPSGVVFNLANGIQGECRLSHVPAMLELAGVPYTGAGPLGNALALDKAIAKTLMRERGLPTPNFRVMRRGTESTGDLRFPLVVKPRSESTSFGLQLTHEPAGLKQAVEAIAAQYSQDALVEEYVEGRELYVGLLGNEELEILPLVERDFGNREMRLVTHDDKAGKALAAICPAQVDSKLATLLHDISVASFRACQCRDYARVDIRIDRSGQPFILEINSIPGLRSIYVKAATTAGYSFSSLINRILDIAHRRYFGVGIPQSECASTRDRSAPH encoded by the coding sequence ATGCGAGTGGCTGTCGTGCGGAACCATCATCACACGGGCGTAATCAACAAGTTCGGTCATCCTTGTCGGGAGCAATACGATGACGACGTCGTCCGACAGATAGTGGCCGTACTGCAGGAGAACGGCCACGAAACGCTTCTCTGCGAAGGCGACAAAGGACTGTTCGCCACACTTGAGCGATTTATGCCACCTAATCCACACGTGCGCCCCTCTGGAGTCGTCTTCAATTTGGCCAACGGAATTCAGGGCGAGTGCCGCTTATCCCACGTTCCGGCCATGCTTGAGTTGGCCGGAGTGCCTTATACCGGCGCGGGTCCGCTTGGGAATGCGCTGGCGCTTGACAAGGCGATCGCCAAGACACTGATGCGCGAGCGCGGCCTGCCTACACCGAATTTTCGCGTGATGCGTCGAGGCACTGAGAGTACGGGCGACCTACGGTTCCCATTGGTGGTAAAGCCACGCTCCGAATCCACCAGCTTCGGATTGCAGCTCACGCATGAGCCCGCCGGGTTGAAGCAAGCGGTAGAAGCAATCGCTGCGCAATATTCGCAGGATGCGCTTGTGGAAGAATACGTAGAAGGACGAGAACTCTACGTCGGCTTGCTGGGAAACGAGGAACTTGAGATCTTGCCACTAGTGGAGCGGGACTTCGGCAACCGCGAAATGCGACTCGTCACTCATGACGACAAGGCAGGAAAGGCACTCGCGGCAATTTGCCCGGCGCAAGTCGATAGCAAGCTTGCGACTCTGCTGCACGATATTTCAGTCGCGAGCTTTCGTGCCTGCCAGTGTCGCGATTATGCCCGCGTCGACATCCGCATCGATCGCTCCGGCCAGCCGTTTATCCTGGAGATCAACTCGATACCGGGACTACGCAGCATTTATGTTAAGGCCGCCACGACTGCCGGATACAGCTTCTCAAGCCTAATTAATCGGATCCTCGATATCGCCCATAGGCGGTATTTCGGAGTCGGCATCCCCCAGTCGGAATGCGCGTCGACTCGCGACCGAAGTGCTCCGCATTAG
- the ftsZ gene encoding cell division protein FtsZ — protein sequence MTDISDIREMKARIIVFGVGGAGGNAVNNMIAAGLEGVDFVVANTDAQALAMSKAERLIQLGTKVTEGLGAGSNSKVGCAAAEEAIHTIQDHLTGANMVFVTAGMGGGTGTGAAPVIARIARELGILTVGVVSKPFHFEGQRRMRVAEAGIAELLNAVDTLLIIPNQNLLRVANEKTTFNDAFAIADQVLYSGVACISDLIVKEGLINLDFADVLSVMREKGKAMMGGGEASGEKRVLTAAMAAISNPLIEAPSIKRASGLIISITGGKDLTLFEVDEAASRIREGADPDANVIVGATFDERLQGLVRVSVVATGIDNLDSANKSIAGTSRFELPNDSKSQFDTAILNPTRMRQAVQA from the coding sequence GTGACCGACATCAGCGACATTCGCGAGATGAAAGCGCGTATTATTGTGTTTGGAGTCGGTGGCGCCGGAGGCAATGCCGTCAACAACATGATCGCGGCCGGGCTGGAAGGCGTCGACTTCGTCGTCGCCAACACCGACGCACAAGCACTCGCCATGTCCAAGGCCGAGCGCCTCATCCAGTTGGGCACAAAAGTGACCGAAGGGCTTGGCGCCGGCTCGAACTCCAAAGTTGGGTGCGCCGCGGCCGAAGAGGCGATTCATACGATCCAGGATCATTTAACCGGCGCAAACATGGTGTTCGTTACCGCTGGGATGGGCGGCGGTACGGGAACTGGGGCGGCTCCTGTTATAGCCAGGATCGCGCGTGAACTTGGTATTCTCACCGTCGGCGTCGTCAGCAAGCCCTTCCACTTCGAGGGCCAGCGCCGCATGCGCGTTGCTGAAGCCGGCATTGCGGAACTGCTGAATGCGGTTGACACCCTGCTGATCATCCCAAACCAGAACCTGCTCCGAGTGGCCAACGAGAAGACGACATTCAACGATGCCTTCGCCATTGCCGATCAAGTGCTCTATTCGGGCGTAGCCTGCATCAGCGACCTTATAGTCAAAGAAGGTCTGATCAATCTCGACTTTGCCGACGTTCTCTCCGTCATGCGCGAGAAGGGCAAAGCCATGATGGGCGGGGGTGAGGCTTCTGGCGAGAAGCGCGTGCTCACCGCCGCTATGGCCGCGATCTCCAATCCATTAATCGAGGCCCCCTCGATCAAGCGCGCCAGTGGCCTCATAATCTCCATCACCGGCGGCAAGGACCTGACGTTATTCGAGGTCGACGAAGCTGCCAGCCGCATTCGCGAAGGGGCCGACCCGGACGCCAACGTCATCGTCGGCGCCACTTTCGATGAACGCCTGCAGGGTCTCGTCCGCGTCTCGGTAGTGGCGACCGGCATCGATAATCTTGACTCGGCGAATAAGTCCATTGCTGGGACAAGCAGGTTCGAACTACCAAATGATTCGAAGTCGCAGTTCGATACAGCAATATTGAACCCAACGAGGATGCGGCAAGCGGTTCAGGCTTGA